From Carettochelys insculpta isolate YL-2023 chromosome 3, ASM3395843v1, whole genome shotgun sequence, a single genomic window includes:
- the PROX1 gene encoding prospero homeobox protein 1 isoform X1 — translation MPDHDSTALLSRQTKRRRVDIGVKRTVGTASAFFAKARATFFSAMNPQGSEQDVEYSVVQHADGEKSNVLRKLLKRANSYEDAMMPFPGATIISQLLKNNMNKNGGTEPSFQASGLSSTGSEVHQEDVCSNSSRDSPQECLSPFGRPAMSQFDMDRLCDEHLRAKRARVENIIRGMSHSPSVALRGNENEREMAPQSVSPRESYRENKRKQKLPQQQQQSFQQLVSARKEQKREERRQLKQQLEDMQKQLRQLQEKFYQIYDSTDSENDEDGNLSEDSMRSEILEARARDSVGRSDNEMCELDPGQFIDRARALIREQEIAENKPKREGPKEKEHGPNSFHPEGKHLAETLKQELSTAMSQVVDTVVKVFSSKPSRQLPQVFPPLQIPQARFAVNGENHNFHTTNQRLQCFGDVIIPNPLDTFSNVQVPNSTDQTEALPLVVRKNSSDQSASVPPPGAHHASLHQSPLSATTGFTTSSFRHPFPLPLMAYPFQNPLGAPSASFPGKDRASPESLDLTRETTSLRTKMSSHHMNHHPCSPAHPPSTAEGLSLSLIKSECGDLQDMSEISPYSGSAMQEGLSPNHLKKAKLMFFYTRYPSSNMLKTYFSDVKHHSSRRSPKCFTNCLYRDHSPTTEMQPPPWWNATAIRGQQHHTTVDFNRCITSQLIKWFSNFREFYYIQMEKYARQAINDGVTSTEELSITRDCELYRALNMHYNKANDFEVPERFLEVAQITLREFFNAIIAGKDVDPSWKKAIYKVICKLDSEVPEIFKSPNCLQELLHE, via the exons ATGCCTGACCATGACAGCACAGCCCTCTTAAGCAGGCAAACCAAGAGAAGAAGAGTTGATATTGGAGTGAAAAGGACGGTAGGGACAGCATCTGCATTTTTTGCAAAGGCGAGAGCAACATTTTTTAGTGCCATGAATCCCCAAGGTTCAGAGCAGGATGTTGAGTATTCAGTGGTGCAGCATGCAGATGGGGAAAAGTCAAATGTGCTCCGCAAGCTGCTGAAGAGGGCGAACTCATATGAAGATGCCATGATGCCTTTTCCAGGAGCAACCATAATTTCCCAGCTGTTGAAAAATAACATGAACAAAAATGGTGGCACAGAGCCCAGTTTCCAAGCCAGCGGTCTCTCTAGTACAGGCTCAGAAGTACATCAGGAGGATGTATGCAGCAACTCTTCAAGAGACAGCCCCCAAGAGTGTCTTTCTCCTTTTGGCAGGCCTGCTATGAGCCAGTTTGATATGGATCGGTTATGCGATGAGCACCTGAGAGCTAAGCGCGCCCGGGTGGAGAACATCATTCGGGGTATGAGCCATTCCCCAAGTGTGGCATTAAGgggcaatgaaaatgaaagaGAGATGGCTCCGCAGTCTGTAAGTCCCCGAGAAAGCTACAGAGAAAACAAACGCAAGCAAAAGCTGcctcaacagcagcaacagagtTTCCAGCAGCTGGTTTCAGCTCGAAAAGAACAGAAGCGAGAGGAGCGCAGACAGCTGAAACAGCAGCTGGAGGACATGCAGAAACAGCTGCGCCAGCTGCAGGAAAAGTTCTACCAAATCTACGATAGCACTGATTCCGAAAATGATGAAGATGGTAACCTGTCTGAAGACAGCATGCGTTCAGAAATTCTGGAGGCTAGGGCGAGGGATTCGGTTGGCAGGTCAGATAATGAAATGTGTGAGTTAGACCCAGGACAGTTCATTGATCGTGCAAGAGCCCTGATCAGGGAACAAGAAATAGCAGAAAATAAGCCTAAAAGAGAAGGTCCCAAGGAAAAAGAGCACGGGCCAAACTCTTTCCATCCAGAAGGCAAACATTTGGCTGAGACATTGAAACAGGAACTGAGCACTGCCATGTCACAGGTTGTGGACACAGTGGTTAAAGTTTTCTCATCCAAGCCCTCCCGCCAGCTTCCTCAGGTCTTTCCACCTCTTCAGATCCCTCAAGCAAGATTTGCAGTTAACGGGGAAAACCACAACTTCCATACCACAAACCAGCGCCTGCAGTGCTTCGGTGACGTCATCATTCCAAACCCACTAGATACATTCAGCAATGTGCAGGTGCCTAATTCCACAGACCAAACAGAAGCACTGCCCCTCGTCGTTCGCAAAAACTCATCTGACCAATCCGCGTCTGTCCCACCGCCTGGTGCCCACCACGCTTCTCTGCATCAGTCTCCACTCTCAGCTACCACGGGCTTCACCACATCTTCTTTCCGCCATCCCTTTCCGCTTCCCCTCATGGCGTAcccatttcaaaatcccttagGTGCGCCATCTGCCTCCTTTCCGGGGAAAGATAGAGCCTCCCCAGAATCCTTAGACTTAACTAGGGAGACCACGAGTCTGAGGACCAAGATGTCATCGCACCATATGAATCACCATCCCTGTTCACCAGCACACCCTCCCAGCACTGCTGAAGGTCTCTCTTTGTCTCTCATAAAGTCTGAGTGTGGTGACCTACAAGATATGTCTGAAATCTCACCTTACTCGGGAAGTGCAAT GCAGGAAGGTCTGTCACCCAATCACTTGAAAAAGGCCAAGCTCATGTTCTTTTACACCCGGTACCCAAGTTCCAATATGCTGAAAACCTACTTCTCAGATGTAAAG CACCATTCATCCAGAAGAagcccaaagtgctttacaaactgcCTATATAGGGATCACTCAcctaccactgaaatgcagccacctccgTGGTGGAACGCGACAGCCATTCGGGGTCAGCAACACCACACAACAGTAGAT ttcaaCAGATGCATTACGTCTCAGCTCATCAAGTGGTTCAGCAATTTCCGTGAGTTTTACTACATTCAGATGGAGAAGTATGCGCGTCAAGCTATCAACGATGGGGTCACCAGCACTGAAGAGCTGTCTATAACCAGAGATTGTGAGCTATACAGAGCCTTGAACATGCACTACAATAAAGCAAATGACTTTGAG
- the PROX1 gene encoding prospero homeobox protein 1 isoform X2: MPDHDSTALLSRQTKRRRVDIGVKRTVGTASAFFAKARATFFSAMNPQGSEQDVEYSVVQHADGEKSNVLRKLLKRANSYEDAMMPFPGATIISQLLKNNMNKNGGTEPSFQASGLSSTGSEVHQEDVCSNSSRDSPQECLSPFGRPAMSQFDMDRLCDEHLRAKRARVENIIRGMSHSPSVALRGNENEREMAPQSVSPRESYRENKRKQKLPQQQQQSFQQLVSARKEQKREERRQLKQQLEDMQKQLRQLQEKFYQIYDSTDSENDEDGNLSEDSMRSEILEARARDSVGRSDNEMCELDPGQFIDRARALIREQEIAENKPKREGPKEKEHGPNSFHPEGKHLAETLKQELSTAMSQVVDTVVKVFSSKPSRQLPQVFPPLQIPQARFAVNGENHNFHTTNQRLQCFGDVIIPNPLDTFSNVQVPNSTDQTEALPLVVRKNSSDQSASVPPPGAHHASLHQSPLSATTGFTTSSFRHPFPLPLMAYPFQNPLGAPSASFPGKDRASPESLDLTRETTSLRTKMSSHHMNHHPCSPAHPPSTAEGLSLSLIKSECGDLQDMSEISPYSGSAMQEGLSPNHLKKAKLMFFYTRYPSSNMLKTYFSDVKFNRCITSQLIKWFSNFREFYYIQMEKYARQAINDGVTSTEELSITRDCELYRALNMHYNKANDFEVPERFLEVAQITLREFFNAIIAGKDVDPSWKKAIYKVICKLDSEVPEIFKSPNCLQELLHE; this comes from the exons ATGCCTGACCATGACAGCACAGCCCTCTTAAGCAGGCAAACCAAGAGAAGAAGAGTTGATATTGGAGTGAAAAGGACGGTAGGGACAGCATCTGCATTTTTTGCAAAGGCGAGAGCAACATTTTTTAGTGCCATGAATCCCCAAGGTTCAGAGCAGGATGTTGAGTATTCAGTGGTGCAGCATGCAGATGGGGAAAAGTCAAATGTGCTCCGCAAGCTGCTGAAGAGGGCGAACTCATATGAAGATGCCATGATGCCTTTTCCAGGAGCAACCATAATTTCCCAGCTGTTGAAAAATAACATGAACAAAAATGGTGGCACAGAGCCCAGTTTCCAAGCCAGCGGTCTCTCTAGTACAGGCTCAGAAGTACATCAGGAGGATGTATGCAGCAACTCTTCAAGAGACAGCCCCCAAGAGTGTCTTTCTCCTTTTGGCAGGCCTGCTATGAGCCAGTTTGATATGGATCGGTTATGCGATGAGCACCTGAGAGCTAAGCGCGCCCGGGTGGAGAACATCATTCGGGGTATGAGCCATTCCCCAAGTGTGGCATTAAGgggcaatgaaaatgaaagaGAGATGGCTCCGCAGTCTGTAAGTCCCCGAGAAAGCTACAGAGAAAACAAACGCAAGCAAAAGCTGcctcaacagcagcaacagagtTTCCAGCAGCTGGTTTCAGCTCGAAAAGAACAGAAGCGAGAGGAGCGCAGACAGCTGAAACAGCAGCTGGAGGACATGCAGAAACAGCTGCGCCAGCTGCAGGAAAAGTTCTACCAAATCTACGATAGCACTGATTCCGAAAATGATGAAGATGGTAACCTGTCTGAAGACAGCATGCGTTCAGAAATTCTGGAGGCTAGGGCGAGGGATTCGGTTGGCAGGTCAGATAATGAAATGTGTGAGTTAGACCCAGGACAGTTCATTGATCGTGCAAGAGCCCTGATCAGGGAACAAGAAATAGCAGAAAATAAGCCTAAAAGAGAAGGTCCCAAGGAAAAAGAGCACGGGCCAAACTCTTTCCATCCAGAAGGCAAACATTTGGCTGAGACATTGAAACAGGAACTGAGCACTGCCATGTCACAGGTTGTGGACACAGTGGTTAAAGTTTTCTCATCCAAGCCCTCCCGCCAGCTTCCTCAGGTCTTTCCACCTCTTCAGATCCCTCAAGCAAGATTTGCAGTTAACGGGGAAAACCACAACTTCCATACCACAAACCAGCGCCTGCAGTGCTTCGGTGACGTCATCATTCCAAACCCACTAGATACATTCAGCAATGTGCAGGTGCCTAATTCCACAGACCAAACAGAAGCACTGCCCCTCGTCGTTCGCAAAAACTCATCTGACCAATCCGCGTCTGTCCCACCGCCTGGTGCCCACCACGCTTCTCTGCATCAGTCTCCACTCTCAGCTACCACGGGCTTCACCACATCTTCTTTCCGCCATCCCTTTCCGCTTCCCCTCATGGCGTAcccatttcaaaatcccttagGTGCGCCATCTGCCTCCTTTCCGGGGAAAGATAGAGCCTCCCCAGAATCCTTAGACTTAACTAGGGAGACCACGAGTCTGAGGACCAAGATGTCATCGCACCATATGAATCACCATCCCTGTTCACCAGCACACCCTCCCAGCACTGCTGAAGGTCTCTCTTTGTCTCTCATAAAGTCTGAGTGTGGTGACCTACAAGATATGTCTGAAATCTCACCTTACTCGGGAAGTGCAAT GCAGGAAGGTCTGTCACCCAATCACTTGAAAAAGGCCAAGCTCATGTTCTTTTACACCCGGTACCCAAGTTCCAATATGCTGAAAACCTACTTCTCAGATGTAAAG ttcaaCAGATGCATTACGTCTCAGCTCATCAAGTGGTTCAGCAATTTCCGTGAGTTTTACTACATTCAGATGGAGAAGTATGCGCGTCAAGCTATCAACGATGGGGTCACCAGCACTGAAGAGCTGTCTATAACCAGAGATTGTGAGCTATACAGAGCCTTGAACATGCACTACAATAAAGCAAATGACTTTGAG